A segment of the Lolium perenne isolate Kyuss_39 chromosome 3, Kyuss_2.0, whole genome shotgun sequence genome:
CATCAAATTGATATGGAGGATCAACATCGGGacaccttcaacaagggaacgacaCCTGATAAGTGACGCCGTCACCGGCAATGGCAAGGCCATGCGTAGTTTTAGCCTAGATCCCATCGGGTCAAAATCTGGACGTCATCGCGAGGACGCACAACGAACATAATAGAATCGCTACCGCACCTCCAACCCAAGCCACACTAAAACCTAGCCCCAACTAAATTCACCCACAAGAAGGGCGCAAAAGCTGGTAGGCCAAGCCCGACCAGACCCGGAACGAGACGTCGCTCGACATTGTATTGGTGGCACCACGTTGGACACACCATCCCCAGCATGTCAACACCTGCGGCAGCGCGACCCAAGTAGATCGGAGGGAAAGACCGCAGTCGCACGAGCGGTTGCAGTACAGAACATGCTACCTACCCCTACGAGCATGCGCCAGCTTAGGAACCCATCCCAGAAAAAGCGGCCAGGACGTCGCCCAGTGCAGCGTCTGAGTGTCGAGATCCCTCTGCAAGAACCAGGAAGACACCGACACCGACGGGCTACAATGATGCCAGATTCGCGAATGTGGCCACCCCCGCATTCGAGGGCTTCATCGCCCATCACAGTAGAAGGGAAATCCAGCCAGGCCCTGccaggcccagatctgggcccacaAACCTAGATCTGGCTGGAACCCTAAGGCTCAAGCCCATGGCCGACGGCGGCCAGAGCAGCACCGTGGCCGCCGGATAAAGCCCACACAGCACCGGCCGGAAACCGATGCCGCAGCGCCCCCCACCATGAAGCCGTGACCCGCCCCAATGGGCCCGCCTGATGCGCGGGAGGAGGACGGCCAGAGGCGCGACGACGGGCGAAGAGGCGCCGCCGCGACCACACGCTTCGCCGTCCGCGACCTCAGCCGGAGTCAGTGTCGCCGCTCTTCAACGCTGCGAGGAAGGGGCCGCCCTGTCGGGCCTCCAAGCACGCAGAGAAGAGGAGCtctgccgccgccggcaccgcgcaGGCTTTGCCCGGCAGCTCGCGCCGGCGGCGGTAGGGGAGGAGGGGGAGGCAGCGAGAGTTGGGCTGGGAGGAGGGGACGCCCCGGTCGCCTAGGGGTGGCAACGAGAGCGGTCTCGGGTATGGGTGTTCAGGTCCCGGTAGTTCACCGTCTCGACGATGTTGCCGGATGTTCTCACGGGCTAGGCCCATAGCATTAGAATGCCGGGGATCCTGGCCCGGTGGCGGTGGTGACCTCCTTTTTTGTTGGAGGTGATCGATCAGTTGGTTGTGGCATCTCAGGATCCCACATCTTACTCCCTCAATTCCTAGATATAGGTcatatagttttttgagaaaaaaatcCAGAATATAAGCTGTATTGTGTTGCACCATTTGTCTCGATAGTTTTTTAAGAAATTAGTTTATGTTTTCTTATCTTATGCAAAGTTCTCTATTTTCTCTTCAATTGTTCGGTGGTAATCTCCACAAAAACTGGTATGATTTTTTTCTCAATGTGCATTCATTAGTAGAGGTGCCAAAAACTATATGGGTTATATTAAGGAATGGCGGGAGTATCATTTAAGTCATCAACAGTTTAGAACAACAGTACACGGGCCTAGCCCATCTGGCCTGTGCTTATAAGCCGAAGATGGGCCGAGTGAAAATCCTTAAATCTTAGTACGCCAAGTTCAGGCCATAGCCCATCCGCGTGTATGTGAACGGTTGAACGAATTGGCGCATCGCGTTCGGACCAAATTTCGAATTTCCAGCGCGACGCCGGTAGTTCGCGCCAGCCGCCAGAGCTATATATAGCAGCCACGGAGTGACCAAGCAAGGCAACGCGGCCAATATGGCGGCCAATAGATCACGGCGCGCCACCACAGCTCCCCCAATCCAGCGCCGCATCAACGTGACGACGATCTGCTTCAAGGAGGAGGCCGCCCCCGCCGGCCAATTTGCGGTGCGCGTGGTGTGCTACGTGACGGCTTCCATCCAGTTCTGGAGGCTTGGTGCCTACCGGCCTCACGAATCGGATATGGAATCCTTCGGGGCCAGCACGACGACGTTCCTCGTCGCTGACCCCGCCCCGCTCCGGAGCGCCGCTGTCTGCCGTGGCGCCCTGCGCGGGATGCTGGCGGTGCTCCCACAGATCCGGTCGCTGCGCCTCAGGGAGGATGAGTGGAACGCCGTCGTGCCCGAGGATGTGGTGCCGGAGATCGTGGGTGCGGCGGGCCGGGGCACCGGCTTCACCTTCTGCTTCCATATGGGGGTGCACCGTCGGGTGATACACGACGAGCGGGGTCTCCTGATGGCGTGCAAAGAGTGGCGGCTGGCGTCAACGGCGTTCGGAGAGAAGGACTGTGGGATCTGCCTCGATGGACTGGAGCGAGAGTCCGCCGCGCAGATGACGGGCTGCGAGCACGCGTTCCACCGCCGGTGTATTTCCGAgtggatctccaaggcgacgtgcCCGATGTGCCGGCACGACGTCTGGCGCCCTGCCCTGCCGGAGATCCTTGAACTGTCCTTCGCCGGCGCGCCGGCTCAAGGCATGCCAGATATTGAGTAGCTCATTTCCAATCTCGTTTTTTTTTCAAGAAAAGATTGTAATGTTGCCGTCACTGTTCGTTGTTGTCGTTGTTGAGGTCTTGAGGAAACGTCGAAGGTGTAGCATCGTACTGCATAATGCATATCATGAATGTGTCTTGCTGGCCGGCCGGAGACAACATCAACAAATATATCATTGGTTATGCTTAGTTCTATATAtgcgttttcttcttcttcttcttctttgatgtCTCAAGCGATTTGCATCTAGAATGTTTCCTTCCCAGTAATTCCTGTGCAATATATATACTAACAACAATCTCCTTGAGATCTCATATGATTTTGGGTAATCACTCTGACCGTGGAAAGTAGAGAGAATGAATAGAATGATTCAACTTTCTCCGTGACTTGTCGGTATATGTGGCGATGCCAGCGACAACTTCGCCACTATATACCTGAGCCCAAGGTCACTGGGAAGCTGGCTGTGGAATTTCATGGATTCAGAGATGGTTGTCAAATTCAGAGATGGTTTTAAGATTGCCAACATGATCACAGGGAAAGACCCTGCGAGTGGTTGGGGATGGTGGCGTGCTATATTTGCAGCTTTGTGGGCTAGGGATAGCTAATGGGTGATACTAGTACTAGCATTTTTGTAGATAATActtctgtttttttttagatGGACAACTATGTGTTCTAGAAAATGGATAATTTGTGTTTATCTAATAGGAAAAAAGAGGGGTTTTGAATGAAGTATAACAAATGTAGAATAAAAAAAGGTTTTTTTTAGAGAAGTTTAAAAGTGGCTTAACACAAATGCAGCCATGGCAATATACACCTCTATGCAAAATAAAAGTAGATCCATTATCATAAGACTTATTGGTGCATCGACAGACCATTTCAGTGTGAAAACTGTGTGTGATTGCCTACTATATCACACATCCTTCTTAAGCAAAATCGTGCTCGATTGATTGgcttaaagtcatttaaatgcgtGAGCGTTGATACGGAGTTTTCAAAATTTATAATAGTCAAGGAGATCTTTACAAAACGAGAGTTCCGCATCCGGTGAAAGCTGGAGTTCACATAGGGAACGGACTTTCTGCAGATGGAGATCCACATTATCCATCCAACATGGTCTAGTTCTTTAAAGAAAAGTTAGAATGATGTATTTTGTAGTATATTGTTTATGTTTGCTTTCAAATAAAACCATATCTTTAGCACtttgaaaatgaaaaataaattTTTAAAGACGTTGGAAACTCTCTTTGGCCATGTTATTTACCATGGAACTATGGAAGTGTACATCTATATGCAAAAAAATGAACCCGATATCATGAAAACAAAATGGTGCATCACACACCATTTTTTAAAACATTGTGTGATGCCTCCTCCATCACAAGGAATTTTTTaaaacaaagctcatgatcacataaagaccacaccatgggagagagagatgaaccacatagctaccggtagagccctcagcctcgggggagaactactccctcctcatcatgggagacagcaacggcgatgaagatgtcggtggtgtcgatggagatgactccgggggcaattccccgtcccggcggtgtgccggaacagagacttctgtcccccgaaacttgtctttgcgatggcggcggctacggaactcttcgtggaatattgatgtctacgttccccctcctttcctgtagacagtgttgggcctccaagagcagaggtttgtagaacagcagcaagttttccct
Coding sequences within it:
- the LOC127340315 gene encoding uncharacterized protein — encoded protein: MAANRSRRATTAPPIQRRINVTTICFKEEAAPAGQFAVRVVCYVTASIQFWRLGAYRPHESDMESFGASTTTFLVADPAPLRSAAVCRGALRGMLAVLPQIRSLRLREDEWNAVVPEDVVPEIVGAAGRGTGFTFCFHMGVHRRVIHDERGLLMACKEWRLASTAFGEKDCGICLDGLERESAAQMTGCEHAFHRRCISEWISKATCPMCRHDVWRPALPEILELSFAGAPAQGMPDIE